A region of Diospyros lotus cultivar Yz01 chromosome 3, ASM1463336v1, whole genome shotgun sequence DNA encodes the following proteins:
- the LOC127796932 gene encoding uncharacterized protein LOC127796932 produces the protein MAPYEALYGRKCRSPVCWTEVGERQILGPEIVQKTTEKIKIMQERIKEAQNRQKSYADTRRRKLEFQVGDKVYLKISPLRMVTRSNKKKEKLNPRYTGPYDIVERIGPVAYRLTLPLALSNIHDVFHVSQLRKHEPDSSQIMPAEAIEIQENLSYVEKPVSILDRRDQVLRNKSIPLVQVLWRNPISEEITWEQEEDMKLNYPYLFEDPIVSMSEE, from the coding sequence atggctccctaTGAAGCCTTGTATGGCCGAAAATGTAGATCCCCGGTATGCTGGACTGAAGTAGGTGAACGACAAATCTTGGGACCCGAGATAGTTCAGAAaacgacagaaaagataaaaatcatgCAAGAAAGAATTAAGGAAGCTCAGAATCGCCAGAAGTCCTACGCAgatacaagaagaaggaaattagAGTTTCAAGTAGGCGACAAAGTATACCTGAAGATATCTCCACTAAGGATGGTGACTAGAAGCaataagaaaaaggagaagtTAAACCCTCGATATACAGGGCCATATGATATAGTGGAAAGAATTGGACCAGTCGCTTATCGACTCACTCTACCCTTGGCTCTATCAAACATCCATGACGTGTTTCACGTATCGCAACTGCGAAAGCATGAGCCAGATTCTTCCCAGATAATGCCAGCTGAAGCtatcgagattcaagaaaatctctcGTATGTAGAAAAACCGGTCAGTATTTTGGATCGCAGGGATCAAGTCCTAAGGAACAAATCAATTCCTCTGGTAcaagttttgtggagaaaccCCATAAGCGAAGAAATAACTTgggaacaagaagaagatatgaAACTCAACTATCCATACCTGTTTGAAGACCCTATAGTTAGTATGAGTGAggaatga